One window of the Janthinobacterium sp. PAMC25594 genome contains the following:
- the lapB gene encoding lipopolysaccharide assembly protein LapB, with amino-acid sequence MDFELWWLLGIPVFFALGWIAARVDIHQLVSESRSLPRNYFKGLNFLLNEQHDKAIDAFIEVVKLDPESADMHFALGNLFRRRGETERAIRVHQNLLARPDLPLEQQGHAAYELGMDYLKAGLLDRAEETFNSLIDTQYAAQARRALLEIYQREKEWPRAIEAAVGLQESGAGARQKEIAQFYCELAHDALVHMKPDEAMPLLEKALQTDRKSVRATILTGDVLLARGDVEGALTTWRRVEQQSVPHVALVAQRLMDGYTKVGRAQEGVNLLRSYLEEASSIDLIEVVFKAVIELDGVEAAKQLVSAELRRTPTLLGLDKLLEARMMDAPAAIWSELSMVKNLVHGYTQKLARYQCSHCGFKARQFYWHCPGCNKWETYPPRRTEELNVMN; translated from the coding sequence ATGGATTTTGAACTCTGGTGGCTATTGGGTATCCCGGTGTTTTTCGCGCTGGGCTGGATTGCCGCGCGCGTCGACATTCATCAACTGGTGTCCGAATCGCGCAGCCTGCCGCGCAATTACTTCAAGGGCTTGAATTTCCTGCTCAATGAGCAGCACGACAAGGCCATCGATGCCTTCATCGAAGTCGTCAAGCTGGACCCGGAATCGGCCGATATGCACTTTGCGCTGGGCAACCTGTTCCGCCGCCGCGGCGAAACGGAGCGCGCCATCCGCGTGCACCAGAATTTGTTGGCGCGCCCGGACTTGCCGCTGGAACAGCAGGGCCATGCCGCCTACGAGCTGGGCATGGATTACCTGAAGGCGGGCTTGCTGGACCGGGCCGAGGAAACCTTCAACAGCCTGATCGACACGCAATATGCGGCCCAGGCGCGCCGCGCGCTGCTGGAAATTTACCAGCGCGAAAAGGAATGGCCGCGCGCCATCGAAGCGGCCGTGGGCTTGCAGGAATCGGGCGCCGGTGCGCGCCAGAAGGAAATCGCCCAGTTTTATTGCGAACTGGCGCATGACGCGCTGGTGCACATGAAGCCGGACGAAGCCATGCCGTTGCTGGAAAAAGCCCTGCAGACGGACCGCAAGAGCGTGCGCGCCACCATCCTGACGGGCGACGTGCTGCTGGCGCGCGGCGACGTGGAAGGCGCGCTGACCACCTGGCGCCGCGTGGAGCAGCAAAGCGTGCCGCACGTGGCCCTGGTGGCGCAGCGCCTGATGGATGGCTACACCAAGGTGGGGCGCGCGCAGGAAGGCGTCAACCTGCTGCGCTCCTACCTGGAAGAGGCGTCGTCGATCGACTTGATCGAGGTCGTCTTCAAGGCCGTGATCGAACTCGACGGCGTGGAAGCGGCGAAGCAGCTGGTCAGCGCCGAGCTGCGCCGCACGCCGACCCTGCTGGGCCTGGATAAACTGCTGGAAGCGCGCATGATGGATGCGCCGGCCGCCATCTGGTCCGAGCTGTCGATGGTGAAAAACCTCGTGCACGGCTACACGCAGAAGCTGGCCCGCTACCAGTGCAGCCATTGCGGCTTCAAGGCACGCCAGTTTTACTGGCACTGCCCTGGCTGCAACAAGTGGGAAACCTACCCGCCGCGCCGCACAGAAGAGCTCAACGTCATGAATTAA
- the rfaE1 gene encoding D-glycero-beta-D-manno-heptose-7-phosphate kinase — translation MSAHGVAALTAPAALAQVRMLVVGDVMLDRYWFGDVSRISPEAPVPIVRIEKREERLGGAANVARNAAALGAKTGLLGVVGDDEAGSQVERLLEGDGIHSYLQRDAAISTIIKLRVIGRQQQMLRIDFEDAPSDTVLRDKLAQFNALLPHYDVVILSDYAKGSLVKVAEMIKAARTAGKIVMVDPKGDDFRRYAGASVLTPNKSELRRVVGNWSTEEQLTERAQQMRAQLGLDALLLTRSEEGMSLYTADEVLHMPTDAREVFDVSGAGDTVIATMAAMLGAGMGLGDAVRTANRAGGIVVGKLGTATVTREELFPQ, via the coding sequence ATGAGCGCCCACGGGGTGGCAGCCTTGACGGCGCCGGCCGCGCTGGCCCAGGTGCGCATGCTGGTGGTGGGCGATGTGATGCTGGACCGTTACTGGTTCGGCGATGTCAGCCGTATTTCGCCGGAAGCACCGGTGCCCATTGTGCGTATCGAAAAGCGCGAAGAGCGCCTGGGCGGCGCGGCCAACGTGGCGCGCAACGCGGCCGCGCTGGGAGCGAAGACGGGCTTGCTGGGCGTGGTCGGCGACGACGAGGCCGGCAGCCAGGTCGAGCGTCTGCTCGAAGGGGACGGCATCCACAGCTATCTGCAGCGCGACGCGGCCATTTCCACCATCATCAAGCTGCGCGTGATCGGCCGCCAGCAGCAAATGCTGCGCATCGACTTCGAGGATGCACCGAGCGATACGGTGCTGCGCGACAAGCTGGCGCAGTTTAATGCCCTCTTGCCGCATTACGACGTGGTGATTTTGTCGGACTACGCCAAGGGCAGCCTGGTGAAAGTGGCCGAGATGATCAAGGCGGCGAGAACGGCCGGCAAGATCGTCATGGTCGACCCGAAAGGCGATGACTTCCGCCGCTATGCGGGAGCGTCAGTGCTCACTCCGAACAAGTCCGAGCTGCGCCGCGTGGTCGGCAACTGGAGCACGGAAGAGCAATTGACGGAACGCGCGCAGCAGATGCGCGCGCAGCTGGGCCTGGACGCCTTGCTGCTGACCCGTTCCGAAGAGGGCATGAGCCTGTACACGGCCGATGAGGTGCTGCACATGCCGACCGATGCGCGCGAAGTATTCGACGTCTCGGGCGCGGGCGACACGGTGATCGCCACCATGGCGGCCATGCTGGGCGCCGGCATGGGCCTGGGCGACGCCGTGCGTACGGCCAACCGGGCCGGCGGCATCGTCGTCGGCAAGCTGGGCACGGCCACGGTCACCCGCGAAGAGCTGTTCCCGCAATAA
- the rpsA gene encoding 30S ribosomal protein S1, which yields MESFAALFEESLSRQDMRSGEVISAEVVRLDHNFVIVNAGLKSEAFIPVEEFKNDHGELEVKVGDFVSVAIESLENGFGDTILSRDKAKRLASWLALEKAMESGEIVVGTVNGKVKGGLTVLTNGIRAFLPGSLVDTRPVKDTTPFEGKTLEFKVIKLDRKRNNVVLSRRAVIEASMGEERQKLMETLKEGTVVTGVVKNITDYGAFVDLGGIDGLLHITDLAWRRVRHPSEVLTVGQEITAKVLKYDQEKNRVSLGVKQLGDDPWTGLSRRYPQSTRLFGKVTNLTDYGAFVEVEQGIEGLVHVSEMDWTNKNVAPNKVVQLGDEVEVMVLEIDEERRRISLGMKQCKANPWDDFGVTHKKGDKVRGAIKSITDFGVFIGLAGNIDGLVHLSDLSWTETGEEAVRRFKKGDELEAIVLAIDVERERVSLGVKQLEGDPFNNFAAMNDKGSLVTGTVKSVEPKGAVIQLSEEVEGYLRASEISRDRVEDAGTHLKVGDTVEAMVLNIDRKARGIQLSIKAKDNVETQEAMQKMAATDNNAASGTTSLGALLKAKFDNKN from the coding sequence ATGGAAAGTTTTGCTGCGCTCTTCGAGGAATCGTTGTCGCGTCAAGATATGCGCTCCGGCGAAGTTATTTCCGCTGAAGTCGTGCGCCTCGACCACAATTTCGTGATCGTGAACGCTGGCCTCAAATCCGAAGCATTCATCCCTGTCGAAGAATTCAAGAACGACCACGGCGAACTGGAAGTCAAAGTTGGCGACTTCGTTTCCGTGGCGATCGAATCGCTGGAAAATGGTTTCGGCGATACCATCCTGTCGCGCGATAAAGCCAAGCGTCTGGCTTCGTGGCTGGCTCTGGAAAAAGCGATGGAATCGGGCGAAATCGTCGTCGGTACCGTCAATGGTAAAGTCAAAGGCGGTCTGACCGTGTTGACCAACGGCATCCGCGCATTCCTGCCGGGCTCGCTGGTTGATACCCGTCCTGTCAAAGACACCACCCCATTCGAAGGCAAAACCCTCGAATTCAAAGTGATCAAGCTGGATCGCAAGCGTAACAACGTGGTTCTGTCCCGCCGCGCCGTCATCGAAGCTTCGATGGGCGAAGAGCGTCAGAAACTGATGGAAACGCTGAAAGAAGGTACGGTCGTGACCGGCGTCGTCAAAAATATCACCGACTACGGCGCGTTCGTGGATCTGGGCGGTATCGATGGCTTGCTGCACATTACCGACCTGGCATGGCGCCGTGTACGTCACCCGTCGGAAGTCCTGACGGTTGGCCAGGAAATCACCGCCAAAGTCCTGAAATACGATCAAGAGAAAAACCGTGTTTCGCTGGGCGTGAAACAACTGGGCGACGATCCTTGGACCGGTCTGTCCCGTCGTTACCCACAAAGCACCCGTCTGTTCGGTAAAGTAACGAACCTGACCGACTACGGCGCGTTCGTTGAAGTGGAACAGGGTATCGAAGGTCTGGTACACGTTTCCGAAATGGACTGGACGAACAAAAACGTTGCTCCTAACAAAGTTGTCCAACTGGGCGACGAAGTAGAAGTGATGGTTCTGGAAATCGACGAAGAGCGTCGTCGTATCTCGCTGGGTATGAAACAGTGCAAAGCCAACCCTTGGGATGACTTTGGCGTTACCCACAAGAAGGGCGATAAAGTCCGCGGCGCGATCAAATCGATCACCGACTTCGGCGTGTTCATCGGCCTGGCCGGCAACATCGACGGTCTGGTGCACCTGTCCGACCTGTCCTGGACCGAAACCGGCGAAGAAGCCGTGCGTCGCTTCAAGAAAGGTGACGAACTGGAAGCCATCGTTCTGGCCATCGATGTTGAGCGCGAGCGCGTTTCCCTGGGCGTCAAGCAACTGGAAGGTGACCCATTCAACAACTTCGCAGCCATGAACGACAAAGGCTCGCTGGTAACCGGCACCGTTAAATCGGTTGAGCCTAAAGGCGCCGTGATCCAACTGTCCGAAGAAGTTGAAGGCTACCTGCGCGCTTCCGAAATCTCGCGCGACCGCGTTGAAGATGCTGGTACGCACCTGAAAGTCGGCGATACCGTCGAAGCCATGGTGTTGAACATCGACCGCAAAGCCCGTGGTATCCAACTGTCGATCAAAGCGAAAGACAACGTGGAAACCCAGGAAGCCATGCAGAAGATGGCAGCTACCGACAACAACGCAGCTTCGGGCACCACCAGCCTGGGCGCCTTGTTGAAAGCTAAGTTCGATAACAAGAACTAA
- a CDS encoding helix-hairpin-helix domain-containing protein, translating to MFKKILLAIVTLIATMGFAFAQVDVNKADQAALDSVKGIGPVTSKAIVDERTKGGAFKDWADFESRVKGIGPKSSVKLSEAGLQVNGQAKSGAPAAPAPAAKAAPVKKEAAVKEVAAKEAAPKPAAATDTAAAPAKTAAETKKEAAAAKKEAKAAAAAAKKEAKLAAADAKKAEAEKK from the coding sequence ATGTTCAAAAAAATACTGCTGGCCATCGTCACCCTGATCGCGACGATGGGTTTTGCCTTTGCCCAGGTCGATGTCAACAAGGCGGACCAGGCGGCACTCGACAGCGTCAAGGGCATCGGCCCCGTCACGTCGAAAGCCATCGTCGACGAGCGTACCAAGGGCGGCGCCTTCAAGGATTGGGCCGATTTCGAAAGCCGCGTGAAGGGTATCGGTCCGAAAAGTTCTGTGAAACTGTCGGAAGCGGGCTTGCAGGTGAATGGCCAGGCCAAGTCCGGCGCACCAGCGGCGCCCGCCCCGGCGGCGAAAGCCGCCCCGGTAAAAAAGGAAGCTGCTGTGAAGGAAGTTGCAGCGAAAGAAGCCGCACCGAAGCCAGCTGCTGCGACCGACACCGCTGCGGCGCCAGCCAAGACAGCCGCTGAGACGAAAAAAGAAGCTGCTGCTGCCAAGAAAGAAGCGAAGGCTGCCGCCGCTGCCGCGAAGAAAGAAGCGAAGCTGGCTGCCGCCGATGCGAAGAAGGCTGAAGCCGAGAAAAAGTAA
- a CDS encoding UDP-glucose/GDP-mannose dehydrogenase family protein, whose product MKITIIGTGYVGLVTGACLAELGNDVFCLDLDAQKVALLNSGGIPIHEPGLEEVVARNRAAGRMTFSTDVEAAAAHGVMQFIAVGTPPDEDGSADLQYVLAAARGIGKYMTDFKVIVDKSTVPVGTAEKVRAAIQGELDARGVAATFSVASNPEFLKEGAAVEDFMRPDRIVIGVDATPDGERARELLKILYAPFNRNHERTHWMDVRSAEFTKYAANAMLATRISFMNELANLADKVGVDIEAVRHGIGSDPRIGHSFLYAGCGYGGSCFPKDVQALERTARGYGQELLILRAVEAVNDRQKMVLGGKVVTRFGADLTGRHFAVWGLAFKPNTDDMREASARVLLADLLARGATVAVYDPVAMPEARRVLQLDLTPEQFARVRFADSPKDALQDADALVIVTEWKAFRSPDFEQVKARLKQAVIFDGRNLFEPAVMAEAGIEYHGIGRSILTRA is encoded by the coding sequence ATGAAAATCACCATTATCGGCACGGGCTATGTGGGCCTCGTGACGGGCGCCTGCCTGGCGGAGCTGGGCAACGACGTTTTTTGCCTCGACCTGGACGCACAGAAGGTCGCCTTGCTCAACAGCGGCGGCATCCCCATCCATGAACCGGGGCTGGAAGAAGTCGTGGCGCGCAACCGCGCCGCCGGCCGCATGACCTTTTCCACCGATGTCGAGGCAGCCGCCGCGCACGGCGTGATGCAATTCATCGCCGTCGGCACGCCGCCCGATGAAGACGGCTCGGCCGACCTGCAATACGTGCTGGCGGCCGCGCGCGGCATCGGCAAGTACATGACGGACTTCAAGGTCATCGTCGACAAGTCGACCGTGCCCGTCGGCACGGCCGAAAAAGTACGCGCCGCCATCCAGGGCGAACTGGACGCGCGCGGCGTGGCCGCCACGTTCTCGGTGGCGTCGAACCCGGAATTTCTCAAGGAAGGCGCGGCCGTCGAAGACTTCATGCGCCCGGACCGCATCGTCATCGGCGTCGATGCCACGCCGGACGGCGAGCGCGCGCGCGAATTGCTGAAAATCCTGTATGCGCCGTTCAACCGCAACCACGAGCGCACCCACTGGATGGACGTGCGCTCGGCCGAATTCACGAAGTATGCGGCGAACGCCATGCTGGCCACGCGTATTTCCTTCATGAATGAACTGGCGAACCTGGCCGACAAGGTGGGCGTCGATATCGAAGCCGTGCGCCACGGCATCGGTTCCGACCCGCGCATCGGTCACAGCTTCCTGTACGCAGGCTGCGGCTATGGCGGTTCCTGCTTCCCGAAAGACGTGCAGGCGCTCGAGCGCACGGCGCGCGGCTATGGGCAGGAGTTGCTGATCCTGCGTGCCGTCGAAGCCGTCAATGACAGGCAGAAGATGGTGCTGGGCGGCAAAGTGGTCACTCGCTTCGGCGCAGATCTGACGGGCCGGCATTTCGCCGTCTGGGGACTGGCCTTCAAGCCGAACACGGATGACATGCGCGAAGCGTCGGCCCGCGTGCTGCTGGCGGACTTGCTGGCGCGCGGCGCCACGGTGGCCGTGTATGACCCCGTCGCCATGCCCGAGGCACGCCGCGTGCTGCAACTGGACTTGACGCCGGAGCAGTTCGCCAGGGTGCGCTTTGCCGACAGTCCGAAGGATGCGCTGCAGGACGCCGATGCGCTGGTCATCGTGACCGAATGGAAAGCCTTCCGCAGTCCCGATTTCGAACAGGTCAAGGCGCGCCTGAAGCAGGCCGTGATCTTTGACGGACGCAACCTGTTCGAGCCGGCCGTCATGGCCGAGGCGGGCATCGAGTACCACGGCATCGGCCGCTCGATCCTGACACGCGCATGA
- a CDS encoding lipopolysaccharide assembly LapA domain-containing protein — MKIISTIVGCVLFVLFFSFALKNAQVVDLHVFLNYEIRGPLVLMLLGFFVAGASLGVLALTPTVFRHRREASKQKTTIAALQTVGVPSNVQPQPDSVSAQ, encoded by the coding sequence ATGAAAATCATCTCCACCATCGTTGGCTGTGTTCTTTTCGTCCTGTTCTTCAGCTTTGCGCTGAAGAATGCGCAGGTTGTCGACCTGCATGTTTTCCTCAATTATGAAATTCGCGGCCCCCTGGTCCTGATGCTGCTGGGCTTTTTTGTCGCCGGCGCCAGCCTGGGCGTATTGGCCCTGACGCCGACCGTGTTCCGTCACCGCCGCGAAGCGAGCAAGCAAAAAACTACCATTGCCGCGCTGCAAACCGTTGGCGTGCCCAGCAATGTCCAGCCGCAACCGGACAGCGTGAGCGCGCAGTAA
- a CDS encoding integration host factor subunit beta, protein MTKSELINRLAERYSQLVAKDAEYAVKTILDAMTNALATGQRIEIRGFGSFALNSRPPRIGRNPKSGDKVMVPEKRVPHFKPGKQLRERVDAMVGQPIIED, encoded by the coding sequence ATGACAAAGTCCGAGCTGATCAACCGCCTCGCTGAGCGTTATTCTCAGCTGGTGGCGAAAGATGCGGAGTATGCCGTCAAGACCATTCTCGATGCGATGACCAACGCCCTGGCGACCGGTCAGCGTATCGAGATCCGCGGTTTTGGCAGTTTTGCCCTGAACAGCAGGCCCCCGCGCATCGGTCGCAACCCGAAATCCGGCGACAAGGTGATGGTTCCTGAAAAACGGGTGCCTCACTTCAAACCGGGCAAACAGTTGCGCGAGCGGGTGGACGCGATGGTCGGACAACCGATCATCGAGGATTAA